Proteins encoded within one genomic window of Bacillus thuringiensis:
- a CDS encoding methionine ABC transporter permease has product MRVDWSIFWPRILDATGDTLLMVIVTLIFATILGIPLGLLLYVTRKGNFLENKWVFSILNIIINTIRPVPFIIFLVALSPLTRSVIGTTIGTAAAIFPMTLVASIGIARMVETNLVSVPKGVIEAAQAMGASPLRIVFEILVPEALAPLILGVTFMTVGLIEFSAVAGLVGGGGLGDLAMTYGYQRFDTSVMFVTVVLLIILVQIAQNLGNYFAKVLLRRS; this is encoded by the coding sequence ATGCGAGTTGATTGGAGTATATTTTGGCCTCGCATATTAGATGCGACAGGGGATACCCTCTTAATGGTAATCGTAACCCTTATATTTGCTACAATTCTTGGTATACCTCTAGGTTTACTTTTATATGTAACGAGAAAAGGAAACTTTTTAGAAAATAAATGGGTCTTTTCTATTCTTAATATCATTATTAATACAATTCGTCCGGTTCCATTCATCATCTTCTTAGTAGCTTTAAGCCCGCTAACAAGAAGCGTTATTGGAACGACAATTGGAACAGCGGCAGCAATTTTCCCGATGACGTTAGTCGCATCAATTGGTATTGCTAGAATGGTTGAAACAAACCTTGTTTCAGTTCCGAAAGGAGTAATTGAAGCAGCGCAAGCGATGGGTGCTTCACCACTTAGAATTGTTTTTGAAATTCTCGTGCCAGAAGCATTAGCACCATTAATCTTAGGTGTCACGTTTATGACGGTTGGTTTAATTGAATTTTCTGCAGTTGCTGGGCTTGTCGGTGGTGGCGGTCTTGGCGACTTAGCAATGACATATGGTTATCAACGTTTTGATACATCAGTTATGTTCGTAACGGTCGTTTTACTTATTATTCTCGTACAGATAGCTCAAAATTTAGGAAACTACTTTGCGAAAGTCTTGTTACGCAGATCATAA
- a CDS encoding cysteine hydrolase family protein, with translation MKTALLLVDIQNDYFPHGKMELRNPVEASAYARQLLQLFRKKNKPIFHIQHVAIKDDATFFLPNTEGVHIHESVRPLREETVILKHYPNSFRETDLLKQLQRLDIEHVVICGMMTHMCIDATVRAAFDFGFQCTVIHDACATKDLSFKNATIPAVYIHNTILASLNGVYANVMSADEFLAIKKHSLQ, from the coding sequence ATGAAAACAGCTCTTTTACTCGTTGATATTCAAAATGATTATTTTCCACACGGAAAGATGGAATTGCGTAATCCAGTAGAAGCAAGCGCATATGCCCGTCAGCTACTACAACTCTTTAGAAAGAAAAACAAACCTATTTTCCATATCCAACATGTAGCGATAAAAGATGATGCTACTTTTTTCCTGCCCAATACAGAAGGTGTGCATATTCATGAAAGCGTACGTCCACTTAGAGAAGAAACCGTTATACTCAAACATTATCCAAATAGTTTCCGCGAAACCGATCTTCTAAAACAATTACAACGTTTAGACATTGAGCACGTCGTCATATGCGGAATGATGACTCATATGTGTATTGATGCTACCGTAAGAGCTGCTTTTGATTTCGGCTTTCAATGTACTGTTATACATGATGCTTGTGCTACAAAAGATCTTTCTTTTAAGAATGCTACTATACCAGCCGTTTATATTCATAACACAATTTTGGCTAGTTTAAACGGAGTATATGCAAATGTAATGAGTGCAGATGAGTTTTTAGCTATAAAAAAACACTCTCTTCAGTGA
- a CDS encoding methionine ABC transporter ATP-binding protein yields MISFNNVSKVYESGGQSVHAVEDVTLSVEKGEIFGIIGFSGAGKSTLLRLVNMLERPTAGTISIDNKDITSLSTKELRKLRQRIGMIFQSFNLFNSRTVFGNIAYPLKLAKVPKNEIKERVNELLKFVGLEDKANNYPEQLSGGQKQRVGIARALATSPDILICDEATSALDPETTTEILNLLKKVNREYNLTILLITHEMHVVKEICHRVAVMEKGKVIEEGKLFDVFTQPKTKTTQNFVRSVINDHLPESVLAKIQNGGQIYRLTFTGEETGQPVLSYIAKNYNVDVNVLYGNIIELQNVLFGNLLVELQGDQKEIQKALQHLRLQVQLKEVEAHAS; encoded by the coding sequence ATGATTTCTTTTAACAATGTAAGTAAAGTATATGAATCGGGTGGGCAATCTGTTCATGCGGTGGAGGATGTAACGTTATCTGTTGAGAAAGGTGAAATTTTTGGCATTATCGGTTTTAGTGGAGCTGGAAAGAGTACGTTATTACGCCTAGTAAACATGTTAGAGAGACCAACGGCAGGAACGATTTCAATAGATAATAAAGATATTACATCATTATCGACGAAAGAATTACGGAAGCTAAGACAAAGAATCGGGATGATTTTTCAAAGCTTTAATTTATTTAATTCAAGAACAGTTTTTGGGAATATTGCTTATCCATTAAAGTTAGCGAAAGTACCAAAGAATGAGATAAAAGAAAGAGTAAATGAACTGCTGAAGTTTGTAGGGTTAGAAGATAAGGCAAACAATTACCCAGAGCAGCTATCAGGCGGACAAAAGCAGCGTGTAGGTATTGCTAGAGCACTTGCAACATCACCAGATATTCTTATATGTGATGAGGCAACATCAGCTTTAGATCCAGAAACAACGACAGAGATTTTGAACTTATTAAAGAAGGTAAATAGAGAGTACAATTTAACAATCCTTCTTATTACACATGAAATGCATGTCGTGAAAGAAATTTGTCACCGTGTAGCTGTAATGGAAAAAGGAAAAGTAATTGAAGAAGGAAAATTGTTTGACGTGTTCACACAACCAAAAACAAAAACGACTCAAAACTTTGTACGTTCTGTTATTAATGATCATTTACCGGAAAGTGTTCTAGCGAAGATTCAAAATGGTGGACAGATTTACCGCTTAACTTTTACTGGTGAGGAGACAGGACAGCCGGTACTATCATATATCGCAAAAAATTATAACGTCGATGTAAATGTACTGTACGGAAATATTATTGAACTTCAAAATGTACTATTTGGAAATCTACTTGTAGAGCTGCAAGGTGATCAGAAGGAAATCCAAAAAGCATTACAACATCTAAGACTGCAAGTGCAGCTGAAGGAGGTAGAAGCTCATGCGAGTTGA
- the pruA gene encoding L-glutamate gamma-semialdehyde dehydrogenase, whose product MVVAYKHEPFTDFSVEANKLAFEEGLKKVESYLGQDYPLIIGGEKITTEDKIVSVNPANKEELVGRVSKASRELAEKAMQVADETFQTWRKSKPEMRADILFRAAAIVRRRKHEFSAILVKEAGKPWNEADADTAEAIDFMEYYGRQMLKLKDGIPVESRPIEYNRFSYIPLGVGVIISPWNFPFAIMAGMTTAALVSGNTVLLKPASTTPVVAAKFMEVLEEAGLPAGVVNFVPGNGSEVGDYLVDHPRTRFVSFTGSRDVGIRIYERAAKVNPGQIWLKRVIAEMGGKDTIVVDKEADLELAAKSIVASAFGFSGQKCSACSRAVIHEDVYDHVLNRAVELTKELTVANPAVLGTNMGPVNDQAAFDKVMSYVAIGKEEGRILAGGEGDDSKGWFIQPTIVADVAEDARLMKEEIFGPVVAFCKAKDFDHALAIANNTEYGLTGAVVTNNRDHIEKAREDFHVGNLYFNRGCTGAIVGYQPFGGFNMSGTDSKAGGPDYLALHMQAKTTSETL is encoded by the coding sequence TTAAAGAAAGTAGAATCTTATCTTGGACAAGACTATCCATTAATTATTGGGGGAGAAAAAATCACTACAGAAGACAAAATTGTTTCTGTAAACCCTGCAAATAAAGAGGAACTTGTTGGTCGTGTTTCAAAAGCAAGCCGTGAGTTAGCTGAAAAAGCAATGCAAGTAGCGGATGAAACATTCCAAACTTGGAGAAAATCAAAGCCAGAAATGCGTGCAGACATTTTATTCCGTGCTGCAGCAATCGTTCGTCGCAGAAAACATGAATTCTCTGCTATTCTTGTAAAAGAAGCAGGTAAACCATGGAATGAGGCAGATGCTGATACAGCAGAAGCAATCGACTTTATGGAATATTATGGTCGTCAAATGTTGAAATTAAAAGACGGTATTCCAGTAGAAAGCCGTCCAATTGAATATAATCGTTTCTCTTACATTCCATTAGGAGTAGGTGTTATCATTTCTCCTTGGAATTTCCCATTCGCAATTATGGCAGGTATGACAACAGCTGCTTTAGTTTCTGGTAACACAGTATTACTAAAACCAGCTAGTACAACTCCTGTAGTAGCAGCGAAATTCATGGAAGTATTAGAAGAAGCTGGTTTACCAGCTGGCGTAGTAAACTTCGTTCCAGGTAACGGTTCTGAAGTTGGTGACTACTTAGTAGATCACCCTCGTACACGTTTCGTGAGCTTCACTGGATCTCGCGATGTAGGTATCCGTATTTATGAGCGTGCAGCGAAAGTAAACCCAGGCCAAATTTGGTTAAAACGCGTTATCGCTGAAATGGGTGGTAAAGATACAATCGTTGTTGATAAAGAAGCAGATCTTGAATTAGCAGCTAAATCTATCGTTGCATCAGCATTCGGATTCTCAGGACAAAAATGTTCTGCATGTTCTCGTGCAGTAATCCACGAAGATGTATACGATCACGTATTAAATCGTGCTGTTGAATTAACGAAAGAATTAACAGTTGCTAACCCAGCGGTATTAGGTACAAACATGGGGCCTGTTAATGACCAAGCTGCATTCGATAAAGTAATGAGCTATGTTGCAATTGGTAAAGAAGAAGGTAGAATCTTAGCTGGTGGCGAAGGAGACGATTCTAAAGGCTGGTTCATCCAACCAACAATCGTTGCTGACGTTGCAGAAGATGCTCGCTTAATGAAAGAAGAAATCTTTGGGCCAGTAGTAGCATTCTGTAAAGCAAAAGACTTTGACCATGCACTTGCAATTGCAAACAATACAGAATACGGTTTAACAGGTGCTGTTGTTACTAACAACCGTGACCATATTGAAAAAGCACGTGAAGACTTCCACGTAGGTAACTTATACTTCAACCGTGGATGTACTGGTGCAATCGTAGGTTACCAACCATTCGGTGGCTTTAACATGTCTGGTACAGACTCTAAAGCTGGTGGCCCTGACTACTTAGCACTTCACATGCAAGCAAAAACTACTTCTGAAACTTTATAA